Genomic window (Solidesulfovibrio fructosivorans JJ]):
TGGGGCAAGGCCAAACAAAACGTCGTGCTGACCGTGGGTAAATCCATTTTCGACCGCGCCAACCCGGTGGACATCGGCCGGTTGATGCTGTCCTACGGCGGCGGCGGACACCGGAACGTCGGCACCTGCCAGGTGCCGGAAGCCGAGGCCGGGCAGGTCCTGGCCGACGTCGTGGCGGTGCTTAACGGCGAAAAGCCGCAGCCCGGGGAAGGCGGCCTTGGCGCCTGAGGTCCGCGTCCTCGGCCGCATCGCCTACGGGGATGCCCTGGCCCTGCAACAGGAGACCGCCGAAGCGGTCAAGGCCGGCAAAAGCGGGGGGACGGTTTTCATCCTCGAGCACGATCCGGTTATCACGCTCGGGGGCAACAAGCCCATCAACAAGGTCTTGTACGCGCCGCCGGGCGTCAGCCTCGTGCAGACCGACCGGGGCGGCGGGGCCACGGCGCACAACCCCGGCCAGCTCGTCGTCTATCCGGTGGTCGGGCTCCGTTCACTTGGCTTCGGCGTCAAGTCGTTCGTGGCCTGGGTGTTGGAAATGGGCCGCGCGCTGCTCGAAAGCTATGGCGTGGCCGCCGAATGCCGCCAGAATCCGCTGGGGTTGTGGGTAGGGGAGCGCAAGATCGCCTCGCTCGGCATCCACGTCTCATGCGGCGTGGCCACCCACGGCATCGCCATCAATCTGGATAACGACCTGACGCTTTTCAATGCCATCGTGCCCTGTGGGCTGGCCGGCGTGGCCATGACCTCGGCTGCCGCCGAGACCGGCGCGCCCGTGGATATGGCCGAAGCCATGGCGCGCATGGCGGCAATCGCCACGGCCGGGGTCGGCCGTTTGGCCGCCGCATAACCTCAAACCGATCCGGAATCCCGCCTTGTCCCACGATATCCCGACGACTCACGCTGTTTTCACCGTCCCCGCCGCTCCCGACGACCTGCTCGCGTCCTACCATTTCGACCTGCCGCCAGAGCGCATCGCCTCCCGGCCGTGCGAAAAGCGCGACGCTTGCAAGCTCATGACCGTGTCCCGGGCCACGGGGGCGGTGGCCGACGCCGTTTTTTCCGACCTGCCGGACCTGCTCCCGGCCGGAGCGCTGCTCGTGGTCAACAACACCAAGGTCGCGCCGGTGCGGCTTTTCGGCCACAAGCCCTCGGGCGGCGCGGCCGAACTGCTGCTGACCACTCCTGTGGCGCTGCTGGCCCCGACCGTCGATCCGGACACGGGCTGGGCCGTCGCGCCGGCCTCGGGACTTTTGCGCGTCTCCCGGCCGCCAAAGCCCGGCGACCGGGTGGACTTCGCCCCGGACCTGCGTCTGACCACGACCAGGCGCGGACAATTCGGCCGCACGGACTTCATTCTCCACTGGCAGGGCAGCCTGCCGGACATCCTGTCCCGCATCGGCCACGTGCCCCTACCGCCCTACATCCGCCGCGCCGATGACGCCGACGACCGAAAGACCTACCAGACGGTCTACGCCCGGGACGACAAGCTCGGCTCCGCCGCCGCGCCCACGGCCGGCCTGCATTTCACCGAGGGGCTGCTCACCCGCCTGCGGGAACGCGGCTTCGGCCTGGCCGCCGTCACCTGCCACGTGGGCATCGGCACTTTTTCCCCGGTGCGCGTGGACGATATCCGCGACCATGCCATGCACAAGGAGTGGATCGAGGTGCCCGGGGAGGCGGCCGAGGCCGTGAGGCGCGCCAAGGCCGAGGGCCGGCCGGTCGTCGCCGTCGGCACCACCGCCGCCCGGACCCTGGAAGGGGTTGTGCGCGAAGCCGGTGAAATGACGGCCTTTGCCGGTGAAACAGACATCTTCATCCGCCCCGGCCACGCCTTCAAAATGGTCGACGGGATGGTCACCAATTTCCATTTGCCTGGATCATCCCTGGTGATTATGCTGGCCGCCCTGGTCGGAAGGCAGCCTCTGCTCGCCGCCTACGCGCGGGCCGTGGCCTCCGGTTACCGTTTCTTTTCCTACGGCGACGCCATGTTGGTCTTGTAAAAGGCCCACGGGCGTCCCCCATCGCCAGGCGCTTTCGGGCACGGGGAGCGGCGGGCTCGCCCGTATCGGGGGCTCCTCCCCCTGGCCCGATCTGCCCGCATAAGGAGTGATACAAACATGTCGCGGATTGCCATCGACGAGGAGCGGTGCAAAGGATGCCTCCTTTGCGTCGAGGTCTGCCCCAAGTCCATCATTGTGGCCTCCTCGCGCTTCAACACCAAAGGGTACAAAGTGGCCGAGGTTCCCGAGGCCGCCATGGAAAAATGCACGGGCTGCGCCTCCTGCGCCCAGATGTGCCCGGACGTGGCCATCAAGGTCTGGCGCACCGCCAAAAGCAAAGCCAAGGAGAACGCGTGATGTCGGG
Coding sequences:
- a CDS encoding indolepyruvate ferredoxin oxidoreductase subunit alpha codes for the protein MSRIAIDEERCKGCLLCVEVCPKSIIVASSRFNTKGYKVAEVPEAAMEKCTGCASCAQMCPDVAIKVWRTAKSKAKENA
- the queA gene encoding tRNA preQ1(34) S-adenosylmethionine ribosyltransferase-isomerase QueA, whose protein sequence is MSHDIPTTHAVFTVPAAPDDLLASYHFDLPPERIASRPCEKRDACKLMTVSRATGAVADAVFSDLPDLLPAGALLVVNNTKVAPVRLFGHKPSGGAAELLLTTPVALLAPTVDPDTGWAVAPASGLLRVSRPPKPGDRVDFAPDLRLTTTRRGQFGRTDFILHWQGSLPDILSRIGHVPLPPYIRRADDADDRKTYQTVYARDDKLGSAAAPTAGLHFTEGLLTRLRERGFGLAAVTCHVGIGTFSPVRVDDIRDHAMHKEWIEVPGEAAEAVRRAKAEGRPVVAVGTTAARTLEGVVREAGEMTAFAGETDIFIRPGHAFKMVDGMVTNFHLPGSSLVIMLAALVGRQPLLAAYARAVASGYRFFSYGDAMLVL
- the lipB gene encoding lipoyl(octanoyl) transferase LipB — protein: MAPEVRVLGRIAYGDALALQQETAEAVKAGKSGGTVFILEHDPVITLGGNKPINKVLYAPPGVSLVQTDRGGGATAHNPGQLVVYPVVGLRSLGFGVKSFVAWVLEMGRALLESYGVAAECRQNPLGLWVGERKIASLGIHVSCGVATHGIAINLDNDLTLFNAIVPCGLAGVAMTSAAAETGAPVDMAEAMARMAAIATAGVGRLAAA